A window of the Streptomyces griseochromogenes genome harbors these coding sequences:
- a CDS encoding DUF4239 domain-containing protein — MSDWLVLVLAMLAACAVVVVITLVRHKRAPDDEDPNETPDVIEYMTMWIGVVYAIVLGLAIAGVWEARSAAQDHVQAEAQALHEISERVRVYPPDVRDRIRDDVNAYVGQVVTTEWRSMTKHERVTEHGTELLAQVRHDVTDYQPKNDFEAQAYQPLLDQMAAADQARNARADSTGATMPSVVWFGLLAGAVITICMVFALQIRRTRRELILAGLFSATIAFMLFLIWDFDAPYSRGIAASAQPFLNLFPHVKG, encoded by the coding sequence TTGTCGGATTGGCTTGTTCTCGTCCTCGCGATGCTCGCGGCCTGTGCCGTGGTGGTCGTCATCACCCTCGTCCGGCACAAGCGGGCGCCCGACGACGAGGATCCCAACGAGACCCCGGACGTCATCGAGTACATGACGATGTGGATCGGCGTCGTGTACGCCATCGTCCTGGGTCTGGCCATCGCGGGCGTGTGGGAGGCGCGCAGCGCCGCCCAGGATCACGTGCAGGCCGAGGCCCAGGCGCTGCACGAGATCTCCGAGCGGGTGCGGGTCTACCCGCCGGACGTCCGTGACCGGATTCGGGACGACGTCAACGCCTATGTCGGACAGGTCGTGACCACCGAGTGGAGGTCGATGACCAAGCACGAGCGGGTCACCGAGCACGGCACGGAACTGCTGGCACAGGTCCGTCACGACGTCACGGACTACCAGCCGAAGAACGACTTCGAGGCGCAGGCCTACCAGCCGTTGCTGGACCAGATGGCCGCCGCCGACCAGGCGCGCAACGCACGCGCCGACTCGACCGGGGCGACGATGCCGTCCGTGGTGTGGTTCGGGCTGCTCGCCGGAGCGGTCATCACCATCTGCATGGTCTTCGCGCTGCAGATCCGGCGCACCCGGCGCGAGTTGATCCTGGCGGGCCTGTTCTCCGCGACCATCGCCTTCATGCTCTTCCTCATCTGGGACTTCGACGCGCCCTACAGCCGGGGCATCGCGGCGTCCGCCCAGCCGTTCCTGAACCTGTTCCCGCACGTCAAGGGATAG
- a CDS encoding class F sortase, with product MSASELSELAEEEERRKKRAPWGVIALVLLTGLALIRNGSGEFDVGPPQPASAAAPDTRDDTGATPGTLMHAPAPLPFSVAARIRIPAIRVDAPIVPVGLDEQGWVGAPPPEDPNLAGWFTGAVSPGEKGTAVVVGHVDNKQGPAVFYGLGGLQKGGRVEVLRKDGKTAVFDIYGVELFAKSSFPGDRVYGSKGTPELRVITCGGGFSKQHGYDGNVVVFARLVAVT from the coding sequence ATGTCTGCGTCCGAGCTGTCCGAACTGGCCGAAGAGGAGGAGCGCCGGAAGAAGCGCGCGCCCTGGGGCGTGATAGCGCTTGTTCTGCTGACCGGTCTGGCGCTCATTCGGAATGGTTCCGGGGAATTCGATGTCGGGCCGCCGCAGCCCGCTTCGGCCGCGGCCCCGGACACCCGGGACGACACCGGTGCCACCCCGGGCACGCTGATGCACGCCCCGGCCCCGCTGCCGTTCTCCGTGGCGGCCCGGATCCGGATCCCCGCCATCCGGGTCGACGCGCCCATCGTGCCCGTCGGCCTGGACGAGCAGGGCTGGGTCGGCGCTCCGCCGCCGGAGGACCCCAATCTGGCGGGCTGGTTCACCGGCGCGGTCTCCCCCGGGGAGAAGGGCACCGCGGTCGTCGTCGGGCATGTCGACAACAAACAGGGTCCCGCGGTTTTCTACGGACTCGGGGGCCTGCAGAAAGGCGGCAGGGTCGAGGTCCTGCGCAAGGACGGAAAGACCGCGGTGTTCGACATCTACGGAGTGGAGCTTTTCGCGAAGAGCAGTTTCCCCGGTGACCGGGTGTACGGCTCGAAGGGCACGCCGGAACTCCGGGTGATCACGTGCGGCGGCGGTTTCTCGAAACAGCACGGCTACGACGGGAATGTCGTGGTGTTCGCCCGCCTGGTCGCGGTCACCTGA